The Malaclemys terrapin pileata isolate rMalTer1 chromosome 19, rMalTer1.hap1, whole genome shotgun sequence genome has a window encoding:
- the LOC128826031 gene encoding group IIE secretory phospholipase A2-like, with product MIKQMTGENALLNYNGYGCYCGLGGSKQPLDETDWCCHAHDCCYKKMTAHGCNPKLESYSYSIQSGNIACSGETVCQKQTCECDKAAVMCFQRTAHTFHIKYLYYPNILCKGPSPAC from the exons ATGATTAAGCAGATGACTGGGGAAAACGCCCTTCTGAATTACAATGGTTACGGATGCTACTGTGGACTGGGAGGATCCAAACAGCCACTAGATGAGACCGACTG GTGCTGTCATGCTCACGACTGCTGCTACAAGAAGATGACGGCACATGGCTGCAATCCCAAACTGGAATCCTATTCTTACTCCATCCAGTCGGGCAACATAGCCTGCA GTGGGGAAACTGTCTGCCAGAAACAGACCTGTGAATGTGACAAGGCTGCGGTGATGTGTTTCCAAAGGACCGCCCACACCTTCCACATAAAATATCTCTATTACCCAAACATCCTCTGCAAGGGACCCTCTCCCGCGTGCTAG
- the LOC128826028 gene encoding basic phospholipase A2 homolog Gln49-PLA2-like, which translates to MKNLFAVTLLIACSLSGTQGSLLEFRKMINQATRKSAILSYYGYGCYCGSDGRGEPKDATDWCCRAHHCCYKRLKANGCYGNRQRYSYTYKDGDILCALGSWCEEQVCDCDKSTALCLERNLKTFNSRYVRYRDNKCTGFTPRC; encoded by the exons ATGAAGAATCTCTTTGCGGTCACCTTGCTAATCGCCTGCA GTCTGTCTGGAACACAGGGGAGCCTTCTGGAGTTTCGAAAGATGATTAATCAAGCCACGAGAAAAAGCGCCATCCTCAGTTATTATGGGTATGGCTGCTACTGCGGGTCTGATGGCAGAGGGGAGCCAAAGGATGCGACAGATTG GTGCTGCCGAGCTCATCACTGCTGTTATAAAAGGCTAAAAGCTAATGGATGTTATGGGAACAGACAGCGATATAGTTACACCTACAAGGACGGGGACATTCTGTGTG CTTTGGGGAGCTGGTGCGAAGAACAGGTCTGTGACTGTGACAAGAGCACTGCTCTCTGCCTGGAAAGGAACCTGAAGACGTTCAACAGCCGCTACGTTCGTTACCGAGACAACAAGTGCACGGGATTCACACCCAGGTGCTAG